In one window of Prionailurus bengalensis isolate Pbe53 chromosome B3, Fcat_Pben_1.1_paternal_pri, whole genome shotgun sequence DNA:
- the CCDC196 gene encoding putative coiled-coil domain-containing protein 196 isoform X2, with the protein MTSGSNPSGSYLPSKVRCSKIDDNYLKELNEDLKLRKQELLEILKPLEDKNNLLFQKLMSNLEEKQRSLQIMRQIMAGKGSEESSVMELIKEAEEMKQNLTFDTEELGDQQKAPQIKNKADLQDEKVPKTPSSPRKTKNELETSCAEKVKEKKKEKPQRKMEWVGYQEQANILQNGFNGKMIELRIEALKNYQKATDLKLSLNLQQNLGPKQAYFNLPGSRGTVNTTTTSRLTTSKNESNVRILGSKTYTEQQRAKGNQFDDVGGRIFFLRSLPDEALKD; encoded by the exons ATGACAAGTGGTTCAAACCCTTCAGGATCTTACTTGCCCTCAAAAGTAAG ATGTTCCAAAATAGATGACAACTACTTGAAGGAATTGAATGAGGACTTAAAGCTAAGGAAGCAGGAACTGTTAGAGATCCTAAAACCTCTTGAAGATAAGAACAATCTCTTATTCCAGAAGTTGATGTCTAACttggaagaaaaacagagaag TCTACAGATCATGAGGCAGATCATGGCAGGAAAGGGGAGTGAAGAATCCTCAGTCATGGAGCTCATTAAGGAAGCAGAGGAGATGAAGCAGAATCTG ACATTCGACACAGAAGAACTTGGTGATCAACAAAAAGCACCGcagataaaaaacaaagcagactTGCAGGATGAGAAG GTTCCCAAAACCCCCTCCTCACCTAGGAAGACCAAGAATGAACTGGAGACATCATGTgcagagaaagtgaaagagaaaaagaag GAAAAGCCACAGAGGAAAATGGAATGGGTCGGGTATCAGGAACAAGCCAACATCCTTCAG AATGGCTTTAATGGCAAAATGATTGAGTTGAGAATTGAAGCCTTGAAGAACTACCAGAAGGCCACTGACCTGAAATTGTCACTGAACTTACAGCAGAATTTGGGGCCAAAGCAAGCATATTTTAATCTTCCTGGGTCTCGAG GTACTGTGAACACTACAACTACCAGCAGATTAACTACCAGCAAAAACGAATCTAATGTG AGAATTCTGGGATCAAAAACCTACACAGAACaacaaagagctaaaggaaatcAGTTTGATGATGTAGGAGGGAGGATCTTTTTTCTGAGGTCACTGCCAGATGAAGCTCTGAAGGATTAG
- the CCDC196 gene encoding putative coiled-coil domain-containing protein 196 isoform X4: protein MTSGSNPSGSYLPSKVRCSKIDDNYLKELNEDLKLRKQELLEILKPLEDKNNLLFQKLMSNLEEKQRSLQIMRQIMAGKGSEESSVMELIKEAEEMKQNLERKNKMLRKEMEMLWNKTFDTEELGDQQKAPQIKNKADLQDEKVPKTPSSPRKTKNELETSCAEKVKEKKKLFLPPGKATEENGMGRVSGTSQHPSGTVNTTTTSRLTTSKNESNVRILGSKTYTEQQRAKGNQFDDVGGRIFFLRSLPDEALKD, encoded by the exons ATGACAAGTGGTTCAAACCCTTCAGGATCTTACTTGCCCTCAAAAGTAAG ATGTTCCAAAATAGATGACAACTACTTGAAGGAATTGAATGAGGACTTAAAGCTAAGGAAGCAGGAACTGTTAGAGATCCTAAAACCTCTTGAAGATAAGAACAATCTCTTATTCCAGAAGTTGATGTCTAACttggaagaaaaacagagaag TCTACAGATCATGAGGCAGATCATGGCAGGAAAGGGGAGTGAAGAATCCTCAGTCATGGAGCTCATTAAGGAAGCAGAGGAGATGAAGCAGAATCTG gaaaggaaaaacaagatgcTTCGGAAGGAAATGGAGATGCTATGGAACAAG ACATTCGACACAGAAGAACTTGGTGATCAACAAAAAGCACCGcagataaaaaacaaagcagactTGCAGGATGAGAAG GTTCCCAAAACCCCCTCCTCACCTAGGAAGACCAAGAATGAACTGGAGACATCATGTgcagagaaagtgaaagagaaaaagaag CTCTTTCTTCCACCAGGAAAAGCCACAGAGGAAAATGGAATGGGTCGGGTATCAGGAACAAGCCAACATCCTTCAG GTACTGTGAACACTACAACTACCAGCAGATTAACTACCAGCAAAAACGAATCTAATGTG AGAATTCTGGGATCAAAAACCTACACAGAACaacaaagagctaaaggaaatcAGTTTGATGATGTAGGAGGGAGGATCTTTTTTCTGAGGTCACTGCCAGATGAAGCTCTGAAGGATTAG
- the CCDC196 gene encoding putative coiled-coil domain-containing protein 196 isoform X5 — MTSGSNPSGSYLPSKVRCSKIDDNYLKELNEDLKLRKQELLEILKPLEDKNNLLFQKLMSNLEEKQRSLQIMRQIMAGKGSEESSVMELIKEAEEMKQNLERKNKMLRKEMEMLWNKTFDTEELGDQQKAPQIKNKADLQDEKVPKTPSSPRKTKNELETSCAEKVKEKKKEKPQRKMEWVGYQEQANILQNGFNGKMIELRIEALKNYQKATDLKLSLNLQQNLGPKQAYFNLPGSRGIIGV; from the exons ATGACAAGTGGTTCAAACCCTTCAGGATCTTACTTGCCCTCAAAAGTAAG ATGTTCCAAAATAGATGACAACTACTTGAAGGAATTGAATGAGGACTTAAAGCTAAGGAAGCAGGAACTGTTAGAGATCCTAAAACCTCTTGAAGATAAGAACAATCTCTTATTCCAGAAGTTGATGTCTAACttggaagaaaaacagagaag TCTACAGATCATGAGGCAGATCATGGCAGGAAAGGGGAGTGAAGAATCCTCAGTCATGGAGCTCATTAAGGAAGCAGAGGAGATGAAGCAGAATCTG gaaaggaaaaacaagatgcTTCGGAAGGAAATGGAGATGCTATGGAACAAG ACATTCGACACAGAAGAACTTGGTGATCAACAAAAAGCACCGcagataaaaaacaaagcagactTGCAGGATGAGAAG GTTCCCAAAACCCCCTCCTCACCTAGGAAGACCAAGAATGAACTGGAGACATCATGTgcagagaaagtgaaagagaaaaagaag GAAAAGCCACAGAGGAAAATGGAATGGGTCGGGTATCAGGAACAAGCCAACATCCTTCAG AATGGCTTTAATGGCAAAATGATTGAGTTGAGAATTGAAGCCTTGAAGAACTACCAGAAGGCCACTGACCTGAAATTGTCACTGAACTTACAGCAGAATTTGGGGCCAAAGCAAGCATATTTTAATCTTCCTGGGTCTCGAG GAATTATTGGGGTTTGA
- the CCDC196 gene encoding putative coiled-coil domain-containing protein 196 isoform X3 yields the protein MTSGSNPSGSYLPSKVRCSKIDDNYLKELNEDLKLRKQELLEILKPLEDKNNLLFQKLMSNLEEKQRSLQIMRQIMAGKGSEESSVMELIKEAEEMKQNLERKNKMLRKEMEMLWNKTFDTEELGDQQKAPQIKNKADLQDEKVPKTPSSPRKTKNELETSCAEKVKEKKKKLFLPPGKATEENGMGRVSGTSQHPSGTVNTTTTSRLTTSKNESNVRILGSKTYTEQQRAKGNQFDDVGGRIFFLRSLPDEALKD from the exons ATGACAAGTGGTTCAAACCCTTCAGGATCTTACTTGCCCTCAAAAGTAAG ATGTTCCAAAATAGATGACAACTACTTGAAGGAATTGAATGAGGACTTAAAGCTAAGGAAGCAGGAACTGTTAGAGATCCTAAAACCTCTTGAAGATAAGAACAATCTCTTATTCCAGAAGTTGATGTCTAACttggaagaaaaacagagaag TCTACAGATCATGAGGCAGATCATGGCAGGAAAGGGGAGTGAAGAATCCTCAGTCATGGAGCTCATTAAGGAAGCAGAGGAGATGAAGCAGAATCTG gaaaggaaaaacaagatgcTTCGGAAGGAAATGGAGATGCTATGGAACAAG ACATTCGACACAGAAGAACTTGGTGATCAACAAAAAGCACCGcagataaaaaacaaagcagactTGCAGGATGAGAAG GTTCCCAAAACCCCCTCCTCACCTAGGAAGACCAAGAATGAACTGGAGACATCATGTgcagagaaagtgaaagagaaaaagaag AAGCTCTTTCTTCCACCAGGAAAAGCCACAGAGGAAAATGGAATGGGTCGGGTATCAGGAACAAGCCAACATCCTTCAG GTACTGTGAACACTACAACTACCAGCAGATTAACTACCAGCAAAAACGAATCTAATGTG AGAATTCTGGGATCAAAAACCTACACAGAACaacaaagagctaaaggaaatcAGTTTGATGATGTAGGAGGGAGGATCTTTTTTCTGAGGTCACTGCCAGATGAAGCTCTGAAGGATTAG
- the CCDC196 gene encoding putative coiled-coil domain-containing protein 196 isoform X1: MTSGSNPSGSYLPSKVRCSKIDDNYLKELNEDLKLRKQELLEILKPLEDKNNLLFQKLMSNLEEKQRSLQIMRQIMAGKGSEESSVMELIKEAEEMKQNLERKNKMLRKEMEMLWNKTFDTEELGDQQKAPQIKNKADLQDEKVPKTPSSPRKTKNELETSCAEKVKEKKKEKPQRKMEWVGYQEQANILQNGFNGKMIELRIEALKNYQKATDLKLSLNLQQNLGPKQAYFNLPGSRGTVNTTTTSRLTTSKNESNVRILGSKTYTEQQRAKGNQFDDVGGRIFFLRSLPDEALKD; this comes from the exons ATGACAAGTGGTTCAAACCCTTCAGGATCTTACTTGCCCTCAAAAGTAAG ATGTTCCAAAATAGATGACAACTACTTGAAGGAATTGAATGAGGACTTAAAGCTAAGGAAGCAGGAACTGTTAGAGATCCTAAAACCTCTTGAAGATAAGAACAATCTCTTATTCCAGAAGTTGATGTCTAACttggaagaaaaacagagaag TCTACAGATCATGAGGCAGATCATGGCAGGAAAGGGGAGTGAAGAATCCTCAGTCATGGAGCTCATTAAGGAAGCAGAGGAGATGAAGCAGAATCTG gaaaggaaaaacaagatgcTTCGGAAGGAAATGGAGATGCTATGGAACAAG ACATTCGACACAGAAGAACTTGGTGATCAACAAAAAGCACCGcagataaaaaacaaagcagactTGCAGGATGAGAAG GTTCCCAAAACCCCCTCCTCACCTAGGAAGACCAAGAATGAACTGGAGACATCATGTgcagagaaagtgaaagagaaaaagaag GAAAAGCCACAGAGGAAAATGGAATGGGTCGGGTATCAGGAACAAGCCAACATCCTTCAG AATGGCTTTAATGGCAAAATGATTGAGTTGAGAATTGAAGCCTTGAAGAACTACCAGAAGGCCACTGACCTGAAATTGTCACTGAACTTACAGCAGAATTTGGGGCCAAAGCAAGCATATTTTAATCTTCCTGGGTCTCGAG GTACTGTGAACACTACAACTACCAGCAGATTAACTACCAGCAAAAACGAATCTAATGTG AGAATTCTGGGATCAAAAACCTACACAGAACaacaaagagctaaaggaaatcAGTTTGATGATGTAGGAGGGAGGATCTTTTTTCTGAGGTCACTGCCAGATGAAGCTCTGAAGGATTAG